From Pseudothermotoga thermarum DSM 5069, a single genomic window includes:
- a CDS encoding YifB family Mg chelatase-like AAA ATPase, whose protein sequence is MPSKTFSATVVGLNVTKVTVEVDIDKKSVIHDVDIVGLGDTAVKESKKRVKSALKNSGFSFPHGRIIVNLAPADVKKEGSLLDLPIAVGILQATGTINQMDLLAVGELSLEGKIRGVRGVLTILLQLAEENYKGIIIVPKENIEEAQMVKGLNVYAFDELRQVVEFVNGLVKYEPVKYLGINSVGFESDLDFADVKGQQVAKRALEIAAAGGHNVLMKGSPGSGKTMLARRFPTILPPLTEQEAIEILRIYSTVMPIDGKKVTRPFRAPHHTASSVAIIGGGNDAKPGEVTLAHNGVLFLDEFPEFRRDVIEALRQPLEEGIVTVARAKAVVTYPARFTLIAAMNPCPCGNYGDPKAVCSCSPYDVVRYNKKVSGPILDRIDILVQVPRMDFEELFSKNVSEPSEKIRERVVKAREIQAKRYSNYPFKTNATIPSRLLKQFVQLDEKSHELLKNAAVKYSLSARSIDKILRLSRTIADLESSDKVSVKHVAEALQYKIAQES, encoded by the coding sequence ATGCCTTCAAAGACTTTTTCAGCAACGGTTGTCGGTTTGAACGTAACCAAGGTAACGGTTGAAGTTGACATTGACAAAAAGAGCGTTATACACGATGTTGACATCGTTGGACTTGGTGATACGGCTGTCAAGGAAAGTAAAAAAAGAGTCAAAAGCGCTTTGAAAAACTCTGGCTTTAGCTTTCCACACGGAAGGATTATCGTCAACTTGGCACCTGCAGATGTGAAAAAAGAAGGTTCTTTGCTTGATCTTCCAATAGCCGTGGGAATACTTCAGGCAACAGGAACCATCAACCAGATGGATCTTTTGGCAGTTGGAGAACTTTCCTTGGAGGGAAAAATAAGGGGAGTAAGAGGGGTTTTGACTATACTTCTTCAACTTGCAGAAGAAAACTACAAAGGAATAATCATCGTTCCAAAGGAAAACATCGAAGAAGCTCAGATGGTCAAAGGATTGAACGTATACGCCTTTGATGAGCTTAGACAAGTCGTTGAATTCGTAAATGGTTTGGTCAAATACGAACCGGTCAAGTACCTTGGGATAAACTCGGTTGGTTTTGAAAGCGATTTGGACTTTGCCGACGTAAAAGGACAACAAGTTGCAAAAAGGGCTTTGGAAATAGCGGCAGCAGGTGGACACAACGTCTTGATGAAAGGAAGCCCAGGCTCTGGAAAAACCATGCTTGCAAGAAGATTTCCCACCATCTTACCACCTTTAACCGAACAGGAAGCGATCGAAATCCTCAGAATCTACAGCACTGTGATGCCAATCGACGGTAAGAAAGTAACAAGACCTTTTAGAGCACCCCATCACACAGCCTCAAGCGTTGCGATAATCGGCGGTGGGAACGACGCAAAACCTGGTGAAGTCACACTTGCACACAACGGAGTACTCTTTTTGGACGAATTTCCGGAATTTAGAAGAGACGTCATCGAAGCTTTAAGACAGCCTTTGGAAGAAGGCATCGTGACGGTCGCAAGGGCAAAAGCGGTTGTAACTTACCCTGCAAGGTTCACATTAATAGCCGCCATGAACCCATGTCCGTGCGGAAACTATGGTGATCCAAAGGCTGTTTGTAGCTGCAGCCCGTACGACGTTGTGAGGTACAACAAAAAGGTGTCTGGACCAATTCTTGACAGAATTGACATATTGGTTCAAGTACCGAGGATGGATTTTGAAGAGCTGTTTTCCAAAAACGTCTCAGAACCAAGCGAAAAGATCCGTGAAAGAGTTGTGAAGGCAAGGGAAATTCAAGCAAAAAGATATTCAAACTATCCTTTCAAGACCAACGCAACCATTCCATCAAGACTTCTTAAGCAGTTTGTTCAACTCGATGAAAAAAGCCACGAACTTTTGAAAAACGCGGCTGTCAAATACTCTCTTTCAGCAAGAAGCATAGACAAAATCCTTCGACTTTCAAGAACCATAGCAGACCTTGAATCAAGCGACAAAGTATCCGTAAAACACGTTGCCGAAGCTTTGCAATACAAAATAGCTCAGGAAAGCTGA
- a CDS encoding divergent PAP2 family protein: protein MSTFYSIVDLLKNTPLIAAVLSFLAAQGIKVILTGKLSTFKRYGGMPSGHAAAASGLAFSVGRCTGYSSPITAVAAMLLMVIVADAVNLRPHVRDDLGHTWTEAFAGIALGFIVAHLLPARIPLW, encoded by the coding sequence TTGTCCACTTTCTATTCCATAGTTGACCTTTTGAAAAACACCCCTTTGATAGCCGCCGTTTTGTCCTTTCTTGCGGCTCAGGGAATAAAGGTGATTTTAACCGGAAAGCTTTCAACTTTTAAAAGATATGGTGGAATGCCAAGCGGGCATGCCGCTGCCGCATCAGGACTTGCTTTTTCCGTAGGAAGATGCACCGGCTATTCTTCCCCAATAACAGCCGTCGCCGCAATGCTTTTGATGGTCATCGTCGCAGATGCCGTTAACTTGAGACCTCATGTTAGAGACGATCTTGGTCACACCTGGACCGAAGCTTTTGCAGGAATTGCTTTGGGCTTTATTGTTGCCCACCTTTTGCCAGCGAGAATTCCACTCTGGTGA
- the ychF gene encoding redox-regulated ATPase YchF, whose translation MKKAGIVGLPNSGKSTLFNALTNQNVPNEKYPFCTIDPNIGVMIVPDQRIIKLAQMEGSEQVVHPFFQIVDIAGLVKGASKGEGLGNQFLDHISKVDLIFHVVRCFKIDDVSHPMGSVDPIRDIEIVETELILKDLETIEKRMEKISKQAKSGDEKARHELNLLENLKKHLESGKLAITFPREKQDQPIIDSLFLLTEKPVVYVANVDEWGMENNLHKKVEEVALKNNSGFVLVNAELEYEVEKLSEEEAKEFLQAYGFDVSLKERFFQQIKSSLRLICFLTATKNEARSWLIPEGMNAYDAAGLIHTDIQKGFVKAEVIPFDELIKFSCFKEAKEKGFVKAYGKDYVIKEGDVVHFLFHS comes from the coding sequence ATGAAAAAAGCGGGCATAGTAGGACTTCCAAACAGTGGTAAGTCAACGTTGTTTAACGCTTTGACAAATCAAAATGTTCCGAACGAAAAATACCCGTTCTGCACAATCGATCCAAACATTGGTGTGATGATCGTGCCCGACCAAAGGATAATAAAACTTGCCCAGATGGAAGGTTCAGAGCAAGTTGTTCATCCGTTCTTTCAAATCGTCGACATAGCCGGGCTTGTCAAAGGTGCAAGCAAAGGTGAAGGGCTCGGCAACCAATTTTTAGACCACATAAGCAAAGTGGATTTGATCTTCCACGTTGTAAGATGTTTCAAAATAGACGATGTATCTCATCCAATGGGAAGCGTTGATCCAATAAGAGACATAGAAATCGTTGAAACAGAACTGATACTGAAAGATCTTGAAACGATTGAAAAAAGAATGGAGAAGATTTCAAAGCAGGCAAAATCGGGAGATGAAAAAGCAAGGCACGAGTTGAATCTTCTTGAAAATCTGAAAAAACATCTTGAAAGTGGAAAACTTGCGATAACTTTTCCACGTGAAAAACAAGATCAACCGATAATAGATTCGCTTTTCCTTTTAACCGAAAAACCAGTTGTTTACGTTGCGAATGTTGACGAGTGGGGAATGGAAAACAATTTACACAAAAAGGTTGAAGAAGTCGCTTTAAAAAACAACTCTGGTTTTGTTCTTGTGAACGCAGAACTTGAATACGAAGTTGAAAAACTCAGCGAAGAGGAAGCCAAAGAGTTTTTGCAAGCTTATGGTTTTGACGTTTCACTGAAAGAAAGATTTTTCCAACAGATAAAATCTTCGTTGAGGCTGATCTGTTTTTTAACTGCGACAAAAAACGAGGCAAGAAGCTGGCTAATACCAGAAGGCATGAACGCTTACGATGCAGCAGGTTTGATTCACACCGACATACAAAAAGGCTTTGTGAAAGCCGAAGTAATACCTTTTGATGAATTGATCAAATTCTCTTGCTTTAAAGAGGCAAAAGAAAAAGGTTTTGTGAAAGCCTATGGAAAAGACTACGTAATCAAGGAGGGAGACGTTGTCCACTTTCTATTCCATAGTTGA